In the genome of Lathyrus oleraceus cultivar Zhongwan6 chromosome 4, CAAS_Psat_ZW6_1.0, whole genome shotgun sequence, the window ATCTTAGAGTGGTGTACAATAGTAGATTCAACATTAATCCTTATGAGGAATTATCATGGAATACAAGAAAAAAAAGACTCACAAACCCTAGATACAAAGAACTTAATCTTGTGTACAAATCCTCTAGTAAAAGATGAGAATTGAGTATCCTTATATATTAATGTCTTATGGGATTTTTCTTCATGGATCTCTGATTTAAATTCGTCCAGAATAATAGAGAATCTTATTGGAATTGATTGCTCCTTAAAACTCTCCAAAATACATGATTTGTTAcattcaaatttaaatctccattTAAATTTGATTTGATCTTCCACGGCTGTCAAACAAATTAACCATACATTGCTAACAAATCTATAACAAATATGATTGAAATCCAATCAGAAAATTCAAACCAAACAACATCCCTTATGATCTGCTGACAAGGCCAGATGTTGCACTGCACATGTTGGAGCATCGTGTTCCATATGTTGCACCAGTACATCCAAATTAACTATTCTCCATGATTTGTAGATCTTCTTTGTAGAGAGAATCTTGGATAAAATATTATGAACCAAATTACAATACCAGGATGTGTGGTTAGTACTCAAATTACCAAAAGGGTTCATCATGTCGGTGGCAAGTATAAGCCTAAAGTTCCTCGGTTCAAGAGCAAAATCTGGATACAAGGAATCAAATTTCTTCCATTATAATGAATCAGCTACATAGCGAATTTTTCCATCACACACTCTTTCATTTGCATGTCATCTAGTATTTTTTGTGTCACTAGCATTATTAGCAAACAATCTCTTGAAGCTTTGAATTATCGGTAGGTACCACATCACCTTGATAGGAACACCCTTGCTAGTTACACCATCCTCGTATTAGCATCATTGTCCTTCTTCTTGTAGCGTGATTCCCTGCACCTCGAACACTCCTTCATGTTTTCAAAATCTTTCCTATATAATATGTAATCATGACAACATGCATATATTTTGACATAATTCATACCCATTGGACACAATATATTCTTGGCCTCATAAGTACGGTTCGTAAGCATGTTACCTTCGGGAAGCTTTTATTTCAACAATTCAAGCAATTAAGTGAAACTTTTATCCATCCACCCGCCTTTTCCCTTAAGATTAAATAGTCTTAACACAATTGACAACCTTGTAAAAAATTTACATCCCGGATACAACGAATCTTCCATGTCTCTTCGCAGAGTATCTACCACATTAGCATTCTTGAACGCATCAACTCCAATATCACGAATGATGTCTTCTAGAGTATCATTCAtaacttcatcatcttcaattgTATGTGACACAGGTCTTTTTTTTGTCATTTCACCATGCCATACCCATTTCGTGTAATTTTGAATAATTCAATCACAACCACAATGATTAAATATAACATCCCTATGATGTTTTTTCGTATTAAAGCAATTTTTACAAGGACACCAAAAAATTGCATTATTGTCAGGAAGGTTGTTTTCAGCGAGATCAAGAAATCTTTTCAATCCATTCTCATATTCTATACTTAACCTATTGGCTTTCATCCAACTACGATCCATAACCACAtaaaatttttgaaaataaaaataaaaatagtacaCAACCAACAAAAATAAAGCTtcttaacaacaacaacaacaacaacaacaataatggAGAATAAGAAGAACAACAGTAATGAACCAAagcaacaacaagaacaacaacaataatagtaACATACCATAGAGTTTTTTCATACGCTAGGGCTCCTTGGAGAATAAGTGTTCTTTCGTTGGATGGAGAAGAAGTGTTCTTTCACCATGGTTCGATAAGTGAATGAGGTAGACACTGAGGGAATAAAAAATATAAAGAATATTTATCGCGGTTATACTGAAAACCGACGTGACATATCTGACCCGCTGTCacacacgggtcaaaaacgagtttaaaagtgcAATAAAACGGAAGTgacactcgaatatcgtatcacaaggactcttgaatgtttataaccaaacaaatgaaaagaagggggattttaaggttcaaaacttaaatcgaagatgattaaaggtaaaagcaaaattgataaataagctaatctacTATATagatttccgacttatcatcgattcttataatttcaattccctagtGGATTtaatcccattcgattacaatacccactgacaagtgtaattggtattatatgatgtataTTCCTAATtttcgaattaagcaaacggatttaagcagacacgaattaagcaaacacgacttaatcaaacacgatgacgaaaaagctacgctaacgtgattatagttaaggatcatataacaatcaaatttaatcaactctatcctataagaaacaattgaattaagcaaacgaaagtaatcaaattaagcaaacaagtttataggaagaattgaaaagaaatcgaAATTAAACCGAAATTAATAAAAATCTCAAAGTGGAATTTGAATACAATAAATCAACTCTTTGAGAATTAGCTCTCCATGGTATCCGTATGCCCTATTCTCAATTTCATGAATGCTAAATAATTCAATCCTAAAACTACTAAGTTGTTTAAATAGAGCAAGGGAATTCGGGCCTGATAGCAACCAACCCGAAAAAATACAAAATCGGTCCAAAAACTAAGAATTTTCTTAAGTATGGAACCAAgctgaattattcgactcttcTTCACTCTGTATCAACTTCTGACTTTAACATAAAACTTTTAGCTTAACCCCTCATCTTTCCAACACATATTAGAACGCATCAATCTGATtctcgtagctcaagttatgataTGCATAATgataaggtatcaaataactatttatgctgaaaataaagtacgaaaataaaataaagacaaaaataaactaaatattaaaacacactaaaatagtaaaaataatataataaactatagatttgcctaagtacaatagtagaagaaggtgcatcaaaatgcactaaTCAATATCCGACgtaaaatatataaaaaataaattcgTCTTTTTGGTTCCAAAAAGAAAAAATTAGAGAGTGTTTATCTTGGTTTTCATGAAAACCGAGGTAACATATCCGATGTAAAATCTATAAAAATTAAAGGCGCCTTTTTGGTTCCATATAAAACATAAAACTACAGGAGCTATGAATCGAATCTCAAACCCTAAGCATATATTTATGTCGACTTTTCAAAAAATCGAGGTAACAGATtgattttaaaaatattttaaaaaaacaagGCGCTCCCGTTACATACACCTTCGATTTTATATTGTGCATGGTGAAAGTTTTATCATAGAAAGCGTTATTTGTTGTAGTGCCTTATCTAATCCCACAACTTTCAGAAGTCTTATAGGTAAGATTATATATTTGACACATACTATACCTGATATAAGTTTCTTTGTTTGCAGGTTGATTTAGTTCCTTTCACGTTCTATAATGTACACCTTCAGGTTGTCTTTCGAATCCTCTAATACATCAAAGTTCTCATTCCCATGAAATCCTATTCAAGACAGATTCTTCACACACTCACACATGTTTCACTTATTTATATTGGGGTTCTTGCTATGATACTAGACATTCCACAACTGATTTCTATTTTTACTTAAACAACTCTTTCATATGTTagaaaagtaaaaaataaacGTATTATATACATATCCACTTTGGAAGAAAAATATCGCACTCTCGACAAGGTCACTTGTGAAGTCCAATGGCCACTTtatcttcttcaagattttggAATTGCACACAACAAACCAATAATAATTTATTGTGACAACAAGTCGGCTATACACATTGCCAACAACACAGTCTTCAATGAACGAACAAAGCATGTCAAAATGGATTATCACATGGTTCAAGATAAGGTACAAGCCAACATCATCCACTTGATGCCAATCCACACAACACACCACATGACGAATATCTTTACCAAGGATCTCCATAAAAAAATTTACACTCTATCTACCAAACTAGAACTGCATACATAAACTCCAGTTTGAAGGAGGATGTCAAACACAATTAATACATTGTATTCTTTTATGTTAATTATATTTTTCCCTTAGTCTTTGTTAAACTAACTCACCCTATTTTTTCAAGGAATTTAGTTAATTAGTTATTGCCATAATTAGGGATGGCAAAAAAATCTGCACCCGTGGATACTTGCAGATAAAATCTGTCACGGATACAGGGCGGATAGTTTAATGGATATGTACGAATAAAATAAATGAATATTTAAATATCCGTTTGTTAATGGATACAGATGTAGGTTTAATGATATATATGCACACATATATCTGTATTTgttaataaattataaattatttaaatattattaaTTTACTACACCATGTATTTTTATCTTTTAAAAAAATTAGTcttcttttatatatatatatatatattatatatatatatatatatatatatatatatatatatatatatatatatattctttgAAGAAAACCTTTCACATTCAATACAAAACCTATTTGGCCATTTCATATGTAAGTTTCTTCAATACTTTATACCTCACTTCAACAATTTCATCGTCCAACCAACTAATATTACCCTTCCTCTGTCCAATTAGTGTCTCCCTTTCTACTCTACCATCATTCGCTCTTTAACATAACTCACAATCacaatatattttatttgttttgctTAAAAATGAAATATATGGATATTATGTTTGCATGTTATTATGTTTTAGTGCAAAAGAAGGAAATTAATGTTATTAAATTTTATTGTTAAATTGACAGCGAACTGTGTGGATGTAATgttataataatttttttgtcTTTAAAAGAAActgaaaatatttttaaaaagttattttagaaaaaaatatTATCCATTGATATCTGTAAATATCTTAGGATACCTTGAAATTCGCCAATTATCCACTCATATATAGGACGGATACGAATATCATATTTATCCAACAAAGGAGATACGTATATCATAGTAATCGTTTTCATACATAttcatttatatatatatatatatatatatatatatatatatatatatatatatatatatatatatatatatatatatatatatatatatatatatatatatatatatatattctaatACATTTGTATAATCAAGTTAGTTAATATCATTCTTTTATTTCATCTTCAATTTTATTTTGCAATGAAAATATTGTATTTTTTGGTTGTCCAATAGACATATATTAATAAAATTCAACATAGAAAGAAGGTATTAGAGCACAATATATCTTAAATATTATGTTCTGTTTGTTAACTCAAATTCTCGAGCTTATAACTTATAGTTTATAAACCCATATAACAATTTAGGATTTGTTTGATAAGATATGTTTTTGAACTTATGACTTATAAGTTCATATGATAATTTAGACCTATTTAATAACTTTCTTTTTATCACGAGTTTATAGCTTATTTTATTAACttataatttatttttcaaaCATTATTTTAAATAGCAAATAGCGTTTTATCTTAGCTTATAACTTATCATTTTTTCTTCCACTTTTACTCTTActattttaacaaaaattaaattttattccttgtaatttattttaatttaaaataaaataattatgtATTAAATATCTTTTATAGTATTATTTTAcatttataaattaattttaacaATACTTCAATTAACTTATTAGTTATTAATCATCAATCATCAACTATAAGTTATCATCTATCAGTCATCAGTCATAAGCTATAAGTTATCATCTAGCTTATCAGCCAATCTTTCAAATAGCATTTTAATTTATAGTTTATAGTTTATCGTATTTTTTTTATCCTTATTATTTTAGTAAAAAAATTCTTTATcttttataatttaatttaatttaaaataaaataaatatgtattaaatattttttttatattattttatatttataaattaattaaatcattAAACACTTCAATTAACTTATTAATTatcaaattataaattataaattataaattacGAGGTATAACTATCATTCATAAATTATAAGCTAATTTATTTGTCAATTTTTATATTTACCAAACCGAGTTTATCTGCCAACCGTTAAAAAAATTAGTATGGAAGAGGAAATGTGGGGGCCCCGTGACTTGGTCTGCCTAATCCTAAGGTGTGGTATGGTCCAGTGAAATGTGATGTAATTAAGGACAAGCTACTTTTTTTTAATACTACATAAATAATCCGGACACTATACTGGTTACGTAATGTTGCACAGTCCTTTTGTTTTTCTACTCACGTGACTTGAGGTTCGGCTCACGTGGCCCCCATCCCTCTCCATCTATAAAAACTGATGGCGAAAGTGACCGCTGATCATTTTCTCACAATACATATCTTTTCATTTCAACTAATTTGCTCAATCCAAAATATGGATTTTTTACCAATATACCCCAGTTTTTTAATTaatttcccaaaataacccaggtttcaaaaaaattctcaatataccccacttttagagggaggcgccaattggattggcgccccctcttaaaaattgcaaggaggcgccaattggattggctagggcacctcccctagccaatccaattggcgcctgtgtgtaatttttaagagggggcgccaatccaattggcgcctcccttaaaaaagcctcaaatgaaaaaacttccaacatgaaaattgtagatcttttcaaaacaatgaatttggatataaattttgcaacatttggattttttttgagaaagttatgggcagttgaagttggacttctgagtttttcaactgttatctgacctataatgttttgtattattgcatgtgtttcttttaggaatatgaatttttgtccaacataacatttgaagtagacatcttaaattttccaatacacttggtcccacctcaaaataattaaaaatgagtgagttatgtccctgcgaacttgacccaaaattagggtttctgtcaaaacaagtgtatgtgaactttgccaaaagggaccaacttcaagcccttcaacataacaataacaagtccttgaattagggtttttgacctataaatttttgttttatgatatgtgtttattttagaattatgaaagaaaCTTAATGTTTGGAGaatacacaaagataaatttgacataatacgaattgatattaataaaatttggattttacacaatgaatcctaatggtgatgaccgggatcacctaaccgacctccggtcccacatcccctagctatcctaacccttggccctaacccacgttgacgattctgaaccggtgtttgttcatctgatggtccaaGAGCGTCATTACCgcctacaggagaagatccgttgaggtattcagccaactcagcatagtcttcagtattcaatgatggtgtaccggcgtagctgagctcatgacccatgccagagaagttggggtgtggttgactcatggatgggcgaccaggacggttgaagggggacatgggtgacaatgatgggtctaggaaaggttggaaaggttgttggggtgtttggaagagatatggttgtgggatgttttggtattgtgatgtttgggttcttggctacggtaggtgatggggcggttagtgttttgggtaaggcgactttggtagggtgatggtgtgggtgcgaagcgatgttcggtcgaaggttgatggtccatttgttggtggtggtatgggggatgttcttggttttggggtgggtgaatggcatgttttggttgtatgtttgtgtgtttgtggaatGGAAAGTTTGTCGGGTAGGTGGTTGTGAGTAATTGGGCTGAGAATGTTgtgggggttagatgttgaggcttcttgtgtgtaagttgtctggcgtgggtcgtagaggtacatatcatcggcgatgaattgaaatccaactgatctataccaagccatataagtacgacttggttttacctcatttggcatgactgcgtcagttaagacatggtcatgacggtgcttccacttgcgacactctgatcttgcgaattgttgccaagggttgaagttccattggtcgttcactttacgcatatgccattctcctaggctagctgggggatctgggatattctggaccataccaaactgcagcttcacacgatcggtgttgtgcagctccactgttgtgaaccgtattattggtgtgcatgttgtccatacggctgcgtcttcagggttgatctgatgctcatgatccatattaaggtatggacgccaaatgaactgaaatgttaaagagaataggatttaaatgaatgaagaaaaagtcaatataatatgaagaaataatgtaattattttgcttacgtctgccggtcgaaggtgatccaacaggttgcgatattgagtaatacagtgtctcggacatctgctgtaattcataccgcgtgccgaccatctacaccaaaaagttaaaataaattagttatgggtaataaactgtaaggaaggaagtaaagatatagcaatttaaacaacttacttttttgcatatggaaaagtgaaggggttgctattgaccggtgctagagacggtagtcttgaccatccccatgcttgtagtaaaacagcacatccagaaaatgtagaagtatctttgtggcagtttttgcacaaagaactatagagataggctagacatgcggatccccaactataactacctattctatctatatgtctaagtaaaggtaagtacataatatgcatgctagaaccactaccttcgggaaataaaaaggatcctagtaacaacataatgtaacacctagttttaATGATTCGAGCttcttcggtagaatgctcatctaaataaaaattattataatatgactttaggcgtgaaagtagtataccttgtcccctagcattatcatctaacaaatcaacgtttaaaagctccatgcaaattgaatttggaaagttggtcttaccattaacagctttgccttcaattcgtagtcctaaaagcatgtagacgtcttctaacgtcacggtacactcaccggttggaaaccaaaatgtgtgtgtctctggcctccatctttcgcataaggcgagaatgaatttgttatctatagaccaagacataattttgctaaggtgaccaaaaccggcaagttcaacataaggttgaatcatcgggtccatgtggacaaattcgtggactcgagtgcgaaaccttgagacatcctataatagaaataatgtaacacttgactaagtcggtatttcaaaataaaatggggttggtggagatgaaacataaaaaagaagTATAAGAAAATACTTACGTATGTCgtgatgtttgcaactgttcctctgtgtgcctcgcccattgtgagtaaagacatattgttggggagttggtgtagatgaaaatggaagattttgttgaagatgaaattgtaaaagaagtaatggagatgaagtagtgagaaatgtagatgaggtagtgagaatgttggtgtggaagaattgttgaaggagtggatcaatttataggcaaatggatgagTGCATGAAAaaatgtgtttgcatggtgtctccacctcatttggcgcCCATGTACAAGCCCTAAAGGTaggcgccattcaaattggcgacaccatagggtacatgcatgcaaggctagttctgaatgcatggtttcgaggactgactacatggtgtctccacctcatttggcgcCCATGTACAAGCCCTAAAggtaggcgccaaaccaattggcgccaccttctgcatgtctgacacttggcattgttgtctcctgcatgctgaacaaaACACTTATGGttggcttgcatgattgacatgtcatctctgaccatcttaggtgtccgacacgtgtctgtcttgtctcctttatgctgatgactaccttcttgatagcttaacgacgatgaaatgtccgacagtgtcttctataatccgtatccgagaccagtaggcgaattaaaggtgggagacatgtttcgtaccaaagaggaatgtgtcttggcaatcaaaaaataccacatgaacaactttgctgactttacggtgaaacgcactgattctagaaggtatgttatcgaatgtcgtaacatgctttgtaaatttcgtttggctgcatcttacaagaagaaaaatgactcttgggagatcgcttcaatagacccaccacacagttgcgtcgcaacaacggttgaacaagatcaccgtaaactgagcacagctttgatatgtcgagacattctgccattggtaaataaagacccatcagtgaaggtgagtataattatatcccatatccgaacaacatataattatactccatcttacaagaaagcatggattgcgaggacaaaggctgttgagcaggttttcggaaactgggaggactcattcaaggaattaccacggtttttatgggcactaaaaacttatgtcccaggaactgtggcaattctggagacagtgccagcaatgatgccagacggaacctgtgctacaggtaatagaatatttcaccgtctcttttgggcatttgacccgtgcatcagaggtttcgctttctgcaaacctctcctaCAAAATTGATGGTACTTGGCTATACGGAAAATATAAGGGTAcgttgctcatggcagttgcacaagacggtaacaacaatgtatttcccattgcctttgctcttgttgaaggtgaaacggctggtggatggggtttctttcttcgacatctcagaacgcatgtcgctccacaagccaatctatgtttgatttctgatagacatgctgccatcgaaagtgcctacaacaaccatgacaacggatggcatgatcctccttctacacatgtctactgtatcagacacattgcacaaaacttcatgcgtgctataaaagataagaatcttcgcaagaaggtggtgaatgctgggtatgctttaactcaaccgtcttttcaatattatcgtgatgagattcgtctgtctaatgaagacgcggggagatggataaataacatcccagttgagcagtggacaagagcatttgacggtggtcgtcgatggggccacatgacaacaaacattgtggaatgcatgaacggggttttcaaaggaattcgaaacctgccgataaccgccttggtaagatcaacctattataggttggcttctatgttcgcaaccagaggtgaaagatggagtgcagtgttaatgtctggacaagtattcagtgagtgttgcatgaaggtcatgaaagaggagagcatcagAGCTACAACATacgctgtaacagtgtttgaccgtcaaagacaaaatttcagcgtccaggaaacaatgggcaacagcgACGGGAGACCAAACTTAGCCTACGCGGTTaaactacacagaagttggtgcgattgtggaaaatttcaggccttccgcataccttgctcccatgtcattgcagcatgcgcttatactcgtcaagacgcttacacccatttatctgatgtgtacaaggcaaacaccatcatgaacgtatatagtcaaagcttttcagtactaccaatggaggattactggcctccatatgaaggagatattgtttggcacaacgaagagatgcgtagaaagaagaaaggaaggccaaacagcacacgtatcagaacagagatggattccacagataaaatgataagattatgtagtatctgtcgacaaccaggacacaacaaaaataactgtcccaatcaaggagcatcatctagatcttaagatttttgtaacattttatctagaccttaagctttttgtaacattttatcttGCTCTTATGCTTTTTAaaacattgtatttctgtaacaatcaatcaatatatatcattaagttcttgttacaacgagtttcataaccaacatcagtacaaaacatctgaaaacataaataattctaacttattacaacaatcaaattaatgtcgtctcgaccaaacatcatttccctagcatccttatcagtcttcattcgcacccaaccaaagatactgtcaagtctctcaatacttctgattttttccccttctggtattttcccgtctaaccatcgaaccagctccctcttcagttgatctaacgtggtgatgttccaaaacagcatcagcaattgaggtttgtctctcgcataaatcaccttaccgtatcggcgacgaacaccaaacatgataggcaaatgattatatgagttgtggaacaataggtcacacaacgcatctatttataagacaaaaaaggcattttatgagggactcgccaattgagttggcgcctccttttaaaacatacacatgggcgccagttggattggctagggaacctaccctagcctagggcacctgccctagcctagggcacctaccctagccaatccaactggcgcctccattcaagttttaacaacagtcgccatatgagcaactttcatgttcatcaaaaatccatttgaaacttggaagctcatcattcatttcaaaacattatagatcattttgacagaaaccctaattttaggtcaacttcgcagggacctaactcactcatttttaattattttgaggtgggaccaagtgcattagaaaatttaagatgtctacttcaaatgttatgttggacaaaatttcataactctaaaagaaacacatgaaataatgcaagacattataggtcagattacagttgaaaccctaattttgggtcaagttcgcaaggacctacctcactcatttttaattattttgaggtgggaccaagtgcattggaaaatttaatatgtctacttcaaatgttatgttggacaaaatttcataactctaaaagaaacacatgaaataatgcaagacattataggtcagattacagttgaaaaactcagaagtccaacttcaactgcccataactttctcataaaaaatccaaatgatgcaaaatttatatccaaattcattgtcttgaaaagatctacaactttcatgttgaaggttttttcatttgaggcttttttaagggagtcgccaattggattggcgccccctcttaaaaaatacacacaggcgccaattggattggctagggcaggtgccctagccaatccaattggcgcctccttgtaatttttaagagggggcgccaatccaattggcgcctccctctaaaactggggtagattgggaaattttttgaaacctgggttattttgggaaattAATTGAAAATGTGGGGTATATTGGTAAAAAATCCCCAAAAtatcatattaaaataataattagATAACATGAAGTAGGTCAAATAATTGATATGCATAAATGGTTCTTTTTCATCCTATATATTACTAAGTTTTAGGAATTTATAGAAAAAAAATATGCAATTCGATTAATTGATATTTAGAAATAAAACCAACTCAAATCAAACCAAACAAATGCGGTTTGAATTAATTTGGTTAATTCGATTTTTAACAAGATTTTTATAAAGTATACATACATCTATAAAGAATAATATAACTGTGTATTGTGTTTAATAATTCATACATTATCAAATGACAATAAAATTCATCATATTTAAACAAATTATTTTTTATTCAATATACAAAAATAAGACTAGATAAAagtgaaataaaaaatataaaatagtaacataaaaaaataccaaaaaaattataataaaaatgaaaaaactGAGAAGACTAAAGATTAGAGAAGacgaaaaagaaagaaaataagaatgCGATGTTAGAGAAGTAATATGCGATAAAAATTTAATTGGAAGAGAAATcgataaaatgaaaaataaagaataTAATACTTAAGAGATTACAGTAGAAGATGTG includes:
- the LOC127136195 gene encoding uncharacterized protein LOC127136195, which produces MNYSRCPRHCITQYRNLLDHLRPADFIWRPYLNMDHEHQINPEDAAVWTTCTPIIRFTTVELHNTDRVKLQFGMVQNIPDPPASLGEWHMRKVNDQWNFNPWQQFARSECRKWKHRHDHVLTDAVMPNEVKPSRTYMAWYRSVGFQFIADDMYLYDPRQTTYTQEASTSNPHNILMKSRELVILRINISHNSGTIRDFNIYTKYGFKNVKERMTMAHMDLVQNALKDGRLKFANKQKPRPKEDVETNIEALFVELVDIMVVDTVDEAGTEDNKSSYKDQATKAYPKPEEELVNFLNHYRFKASTI